From Cygnus atratus isolate AKBS03 ecotype Queensland, Australia chromosome 1, CAtr_DNAZoo_HiC_assembly, whole genome shotgun sequence, the proteins below share one genomic window:
- the PKP2 gene encoding plakophilin-2, whose protein sequence is MAGRGAGGEQGYIRTVLGQQILGELDSSSLALPSEAGLKLSGGRGGEEKALRIQRQVQQTLARRSRGSLHNGSLHRASSVPERVYNMGITENDFASRSQYGVSYYQSDQVASPSSYTNGWGTRVTYKTMEERGQRQPLKRLEVSPQRGPERLSYVSNDFHYDRWFSTGFSPRHGDNRRPSGTVPPRYARSEIVGYTLRDSVNRGRSFKRHPQMVVVNDTIPDGVPPSPSALLYHQAGNSRSMTNLLEKENYLTSGSAMGQVRSPTASHFGSQNRQSFRSSWHQTTFRNTQTRRDASQPASVTGVAAETDGKRMSLTAAMAAAGRNGFLQNEQVTINGSQLGSPEGEMTLEHAVSILKSENTQSIPRILAAVTFIQHECFQKAEARRKVFSLGGIPRLLQLLDIQNEDIQRAACSALRNLVFEDNDNKLEVSEQKGVPVLLRLLQYTKDVETKKQITGLLWNLSSNDQLKHLLVKEALQTLTEAVLIPCSGWPDRDYPKSSVLSDPDIFYNATGCLRNMSSAGPEGRQRMRDCDGLIDSLVYYIQGAIADHEPNDKATENCVCILHNLSYQLEVELPENYAQSIYMQRRNIPTHDRTPGCFGTRSRKVKEKQQDTPLPEERSNPRGVESLWHSTLIRIYLSLIAKSTRNYTQEASLGALQNLTAGTGPMPFAVAQTVVRKANGLPSIRTMLHVSHPTVKKTAVSLLRNLSRNTSLQNDIAREVLPDLVSILPESVPGSDITCETTASVCYTLYNLTQNSSHNARLLLNADGLPKIITISMNDSNMFSKASKAASVLLCSLWSHTDLHNAYKKADFKKTDFINTRTTKAYNSLKD, encoded by the exons gcAGTTTACACCGTGCTTCCAGTGTTCCAGAACGTGTTTATAACATGGGGattactgaaaatgattttgcatCTAGATCTCAGTATGGTGTCTCTTACTACCAGTCAGACCAG GTGGCCTCACCATCCTCTTACACAAATGGCTGGGGGACAAGAGTTACTTACAAGACAATGGAAGAGAGAGGTCAAAGACAACCCCTGAAGAGATTAGAGGTTTCACCCCAGCGGGGTCCTGAAAGATTGTCATATGTGTCCAATGATTTTCACTATGACAGATGGTTTTCAACTGGATTCTCTCCAAGGCATGGAGATAATAGGAGACCCAGCGGGACTGTCCCACCAAGATATGCTCGGTCTGAGATTGTTGGTTACACTCTTCGTGATTCAGTGAACAGGGGACGCTCTTTTAAAAGACACCCCCAGATGGTGGTTGTTAATGACACCATCCCTGATGGTGTCCCCCCTAGCCCTTCTGCACTTCTGTACCATCAAGCAGGCAACAGTCGCAGTATGACCAACCTTTTAGAGAAGGAGAACTACCTCACATCAGGCAGTGCGATGGGACAAGTAAGATCACCAACTGCTTCCCATTTTGGGTCTCAGAACAGGCAATCTTTTAGGTCCAGCTGGCACCAAACTACGTTCAGAAACACACAGACCAGGAGGGATGCTTCCCAGCCAGCTTCAGTAACCGGTGTTGCTGCAGAAACAGATGGGAAGAGGATGTCATTGACAGCTGctatggcagcagcagggagaaatgGTTTCCTGCAGAACGAACAAGTCACCATCAATGGATCTCAGCTAGG GAGCCCAGAAGGGGAGATGACTCTGGAGCATGCAGTGAGCATATTGAAGAGTGAAAATACACAGTCAATACCTAGGATTCTTGCTGCAGTGACTTTCATACAGCATGAGTGtttccagaaagcagaagcCAGAAGAAAA GTTTTCTCACTTGGTGGTATCCCCAGACTTTTACAGCTTCTTGACATTCAGAACGAGGACATTCAGCGGGCAGCATGCAGTGCTTTGAGAAACTTGGTGTTTGAGGACAACGACAACAAACTGGAAGTGTCAGAGCAGAAAGGGGTCCCAGTCTTGCTCCGTTTACTTCAATACACCAAGGATGTGGaaactaaaaagcaaataacag GTTTATTGTGGAATTTGTCCTCCAATGACCAGCTGAAGCATCTGTTGGTTAAAGAAGCCCTTCAGACCTTGACGGAAGCTGTTCTCATCCCTTGCTCTGGCTGGCCAGATCGAGATTACCCAAAGTCAAGTGTTCTGTCTGACCCTGATATCTTCTACAATGCCAcaggatgcctgag AAACATGAGCTCTGCTGGCCCGGAAGGAAGGCAAAGGATGAGAGACTGTGACGGCTTGATTGATTCTCTTGTGTATTACATTCAAGGAGCTATTGCAGACCACGAGCCTAATGACAAG GCCACAGAGAATTGTGTGTGCATTCTTCACAATCTTTCCTACCAACTAGAGGTAGAGCTCCCTGAAAACTATGCCCAGAGCATCTAtatgcaaagaagaaatatcCCTACCCATGACAGAACACCAGGCTGTTTTGGAACACGGAGCAGAAAAGTGAAAGAG AAGCAGCAGGACACCCCACTACCTGAGGAAAGGAGCAATCCCAGAGGTGTGGAATCACTCTGGCATTCGACACTGATTAGGATATATCTCTCTTTAATAGCAAAGAGTACCAGAAACTATACCCAGGAAGCATCCCTGGGAGCTCTTCAGAACCTCACAGCTGGCACTGGACCA ATGCCGTTTGCAGTGGCCCAGACTGTTGTTCGGAAAGCAAATGGCCTTCCAAGTATTCGAACTATGCTGCATGTAAGCCACCCGACAGTAAAGAAGACAGCAGTCTCACTGCTCAGGAACTTGTCTCGCAACACCTCTCTGCAAAATGATATAG CTAGAGAAGTTTTGCCTGATTTGGTCTCGATACTTCCTGAGTCTGTCCCAGGGTCTGATATTACCTGTGAAACCACAGCTTCCGTCTGCTACACCTTGTACAATTTGACACAGAACAGTTCTCACAATGCACGGCTTCTCCTGAATGCTGATGGCCTACCGAAGATCATTACCATTAGCATGAATGACAG TAACATGTTCAGCAAAGCTAGTAAGGCTGCTTCGgtcctcctctgctccttgTGGTCACATACTGATCTCCACAATGCTTACAAAAAG GCGGACTTTAAGAAGACGGATTTCATCAATACCCGGACCACAAAAGCCTATAACTCACTAAAAGACTGA